In Lachnospiraceae bacterium, one DNA window encodes the following:
- a CDS encoding DUF4981 domain-containing protein, whose amino-acid sequence MMIPRYYEDLSILHDNTMPMRSYYIPASQKMNTLIEHREDSDRFQLLNGVWKFQYYKSVYDLKEAFYRTSFNTKDLDDITVPGVWQIAGYDSPQYTNIRYPFPFDPPYLPQDIPCGAYVRKFTYHENIDAPKIYLNFEGVDSCFFVWLNGKYTGYSQVPHATAEFDVTEFLKEGENTIAVLVLKWCDGSYLEDQDKFRMNGIFRDVYLLKRPERAIWDYHITTQIKENTAKIKLNVTFDFSIPVSVTIEDQARAVVATDTISDDGSIEFKIPNPTLWNTEHPYIYTLTLQSSYETIVDYIALRTIEIRDKVIYFNGQKIKFRGVNRHDSDPETGFTVSVPQIKKDLSLMKQHNFNSIRSSHYPNAPYFYQMCDLYGFMVIEEADIEAHGPYMLYRKEDTDYNRFKRWNEKIADDPIWEESILDRVQHMVQRDKNRFCIVMWSMGNESAYGCNFEKALRWTKKFDPCRLTQYESARYRNYDVTYDYSNLDLYSRMYPAMNEIEEYLEEDGSKPFLLVEYCHAMGNGPGDLEDYFQLIQKDDRMCGGFVWEWCDHAIAHGKTESGKTIYYYGGDHDEELHDGNFCMDGLVFPDRTPHTGILEYKNVYRPVRVVSYDQETGKLVLHNYLDFDDLKDYLDIRFEVIKDGLSTVQKGKLSPFSVMPHTDGVTELNVTIPSEGKIYLKLIYRLKKETPFLKKNFILGFDEILLKNEDGRNQMALSWLKKTDHVKEIRVHETDTEVTINSKDFTYTLDRRTGLFEQMQFSGRNYLIHPMELNIWRAPTDNDMYLKSKWKKARYDKAYTRAYTVKTIQNMHGIFIVSHVAVVADSIQKILDITINWKIDNDGKLSSVMYAEKDDEFPVLPRFGIRMFLDKRLKNVSFYGMGPQESYRDKHQGAYHALFRTKINDLHEDYIRPQENGSHFDCDYVVFSAAQFGIAAAAEKPFSFNASCYTQEKLEDTAHNYELEESDSIVFCLDYALNGIGSNSCGPALLEKYQFDDTSFQLEFTLVPFSKG is encoded by the coding sequence ATGATGATACCGCGTTATTATGAAGATTTAAGCATCCTGCATGATAACACAATGCCGATGAGGTCCTATTATATTCCGGCATCGCAGAAAATGAACACGCTGATCGAACACCGGGAAGATTCCGACCGCTTTCAGTTATTAAATGGAGTCTGGAAATTCCAGTATTATAAAAGTGTTTATGACCTAAAAGAAGCATTTTACAGGACCAGCTTTAATACAAAAGATTTGGATGACATTACTGTTCCCGGAGTCTGGCAGATTGCCGGATATGATTCACCCCAGTACACCAACATCCGCTACCCTTTTCCATTTGATCCGCCTTATCTCCCGCAGGATATTCCCTGTGGAGCCTACGTCCGAAAATTTACTTACCATGAAAATATCGATGCGCCAAAAATTTATCTGAATTTTGAAGGCGTTGACAGCTGCTTTTTTGTCTGGCTCAATGGAAAATATACCGGCTACAGCCAGGTTCCTCATGCAACCGCAGAATTTGATGTTACAGAATTTCTGAAAGAGGGAGAAAATACCATTGCAGTTCTGGTCTTAAAATGGTGCGATGGCTCATATCTGGAAGACCAGGACAAATTTCGCATGAACGGCATTTTCCGGGATGTTTACCTCTTAAAACGCCCAGAGCGGGCCATCTGGGATTATCATATCACTACCCAGATCAAGGAAAATACTGCAAAGATCAAACTGAATGTGACCTTTGATTTTTCAATCCCGGTCTCTGTTACCATTGAAGACCAGGCCAGAGCCGTAGTTGCTACCGACACAATCTCAGATGACGGATCCATAGAATTTAAGATTCCAAATCCTACTCTGTGGAATACAGAGCATCCATATATTTACACTCTCACCTTACAAAGCAGCTATGAAACCATCGTCGATTACATTGCTCTTAGGACCATTGAAATCCGTGATAAAGTGATTTACTTCAACGGACAAAAAATCAAATTCCGGGGTGTAAACCGCCACGATTCCGATCCAGAAACCGGTTTTACCGTTAGTGTGCCACAGATCAAAAAGGACCTGTCTCTGATGAAGCAGCACAATTTCAATTCCATACGCTCCAGCCATTATCCAAATGCCCCTTACTTCTATCAGATGTGCGATCTATATGGTTTTATGGTCATTGAAGAAGCAGATATCGAAGCACATGGCCCATACATGCTGTACCGGAAAGAAGATACCGATTATAACCGTTTCAAGCGTTGGAATGAAAAGATCGCGGATGATCCAATCTGGGAGGAATCAATTCTTGACCGTGTTCAGCATATGGTCCAGCGCGATAAGAACCGCTTCTGTATCGTGATGTGGTCCATGGGTAATGAAAGTGCGTATGGATGCAATTTTGAAAAAGCGCTGCGGTGGACCAAAAAATTTGATCCATGCCGGCTCACCCAATACGAAAGCGCCAGATACCGCAATTATGACGTGACCTACGATTATTCCAATCTGGACCTGTACAGCCGTATGTATCCGGCCATGAACGAAATCGAAGAATATCTTGAAGAAGACGGAAGCAAACCATTCCTTCTTGTAGAATACTGCCATGCCATGGGAAACGGCCCTGGCGATTTAGAGGATTATTTCCAGCTCATCCAGAAAGACGACCGTATGTGCGGAGGATTTGTCTGGGAATGGTGTGATCATGCCATTGCCCACGGAAAAACGGAAAGTGGTAAAACCATTTATTATTATGGTGGCGACCACGATGAAGAACTTCACGATGGAAATTTTTGTATGGATGGCCTGGTATTCCCAGACCGTACTCCTCATACTGGGATTTTAGAATACAAAAATGTTTACCGACCAGTGCGGGTTGTCTCTTATGATCAGGAAACTGGAAAACTGGTTTTACATAATTACCTGGATTTTGATGATCTAAAAGATTATCTGGATATTCGCTTTGAGGTAATCAAGGACGGGCTGTCCACCGTACAAAAAGGAAAACTTTCTCCATTCTCTGTAATGCCACATACAGACGGCGTGACCGAGTTAAACGTAACCATTCCCAGCGAAGGAAAAATCTATTTGAAACTGATATACCGTTTAAAGAAGGAAACACCTTTCCTGAAGAAAAATTTCATTCTTGGATTTGATGAGATCCTGCTTAAAAATGAAGACGGAAGAAACCAGATGGCTTTAAGCTGGCTAAAAAAAACGGACCACGTAAAAGAGATCCGGGTACATGAAACAGACACAGAAGTGACTATAAACTCAAAAGATTTCACTTATACCCTGGACAGAAGGACCGGTCTTTTTGAACAGATGCAGTTTTCCGGCCGCAACTATCTTATCCATCCAATGGAACTAAATATCTGGAGAGCCCCTACGGATAATGATATGTACCTGAAGTCCAAATGGAAAAAGGCACGCTATGATAAAGCATACACCAGGGCCTACACCGTAAAAACCATTCAGAATATGCATGGTATCTTTATCGTTTCTCACGTTGCTGTTGTTGCTGACTCCATTCAAAAAATCCTGGATATCACGATCAACTGGAAGATCGACAACGATGGAAAGCTCAGTTCTGTAATGTATGCGGAAAAAGATGATGAATTCCCGGTACTGCCAAGGTTTGGCATCCGGATGTTTTTAGATAAAAGACTGAAAAATGTGAGTTTTTATGGTATGGGGCCACAGGAAAGCTATCGTGATAAGCACCAAGGAGCTTACCATGCCTTATTCCGTACCAAAATAAACGATTTGCATGAAGATTATATCAGGCCTCAGGAAAATGGATCCCATTTTGATTGTGATTATGTGGTGTTCTCAGCAGCCCAGTTTGGTATTGCTGCAGCAGCAGAAAAGCCATTCTCCTTCAATGCATCCTGCTACACACAGGAGAAGTTGGAGGACACCGCGCATAACTATGAACTGGAGGAATCCGACAGCATCGTATTCTGTCTTGACTATGCATTAAATGGCATTGGCTCCAACAGCTGTGGTCCTGCTCTTCTGGAAAAATATCAGTTTGATGATACTTCTTTCCAGCTAGAATTTACTTTGGTTCCATTTTCCAAAGGCTAA
- a CDS encoding sugar ABC transporter substrate-binding protein produces MKTRRTLALGLSAVMAVSVLSGCGSSSSSTTADTKGESNASAESSTEPVVLHWWGSFAENMGPEQVCEAFNKIDPNLQVEYTRYVNDDAGNTKLDMTLMSDDSIDVFLNMNDVLLMKRIENGYMYPLDELFEGAGFSLEDDYDENITQKEINGHYYSLPAKRITSTILYNQQMFDDAGIPYPSDDWTYDEFLDTARKLTKGEGNDKVYGWFFPGYDAGQPALRMIESKLGLDWMYAPDGKSAAIDTEDVKDLTEKYLQRVEEGIEPSYVDVTTQKMEPANMLLTGKAAMVFGDWVVRNVKDTDNYPHDFKVGFARMPRLSADQENNYTTSYSDDLSINSKSQHPQEAMKFIKWYLEEGMDYVAPYARIPACKKYDADKVASLIFGEQSDLFDMESAKNIYLTPTDFYVRKNMPVATEINTILTEEFDKVFAGAQSVEETLQNAQKRADEKIAQEQ; encoded by the coding sequence ATGAAAACAAGAAGAACACTTGCATTGGGGTTATCAGCAGTGATGGCAGTTTCCGTACTGTCCGGCTGCGGAAGTTCCAGTTCTAGCACGACAGCAGATACAAAGGGGGAAAGCAATGCATCCGCAGAAAGCTCCACAGAGCCGGTCGTACTTCACTGGTGGGGATCCTTTGCAGAGAATATGGGCCCAGAACAGGTATGTGAAGCTTTTAATAAAATAGATCCCAATCTCCAGGTGGAGTACACAAGATATGTCAATGATGATGCCGGAAATACAAAACTGGATATGACACTGATGTCTGATGATTCCATTGATGTGTTTTTAAACATGAATGACGTTCTTTTAATGAAGAGAATCGAGAACGGATATATGTATCCGTTAGACGAACTGTTTGAAGGCGCCGGCTTCAGTCTGGAAGATGATTATGATGAAAATATTACCCAGAAAGAAATAAACGGTCATTATTACAGCCTTCCGGCAAAACGTATCACATCCACGATCCTTTACAACCAGCAGATGTTTGATGATGCAGGGATTCCTTATCCAAGTGATGATTGGACCTATGATGAATTCTTAGATACAGCCAGAAAGCTGACAAAGGGAGAAGGAAACGATAAGGTTTATGGCTGGTTTTTCCCAGGATATGATGCAGGTCAGCCGGCTCTTCGTATGATTGAGAGCAAGCTGGGGCTTGACTGGATGTATGCTCCAGATGGAAAATCCGCAGCCATTGATACAGAAGATGTAAAAGATCTTACCGAGAAGTACTTACAGCGTGTAGAAGAAGGAATTGAGCCAAGTTATGTAGATGTAACCACACAGAAAATGGAGCCTGCAAATATGCTCTTAACTGGCAAGGCTGCCATGGTATTTGGTGACTGGGTCGTAAGAAATGTAAAGGATACAGACAATTATCCTCACGATTTCAAGGTTGGTTTTGCAAGAATGCCAAGACTGTCTGCAGATCAGGAAAATAACTATACCACTTCTTACAGCGATGACTTAAGCATCAATTCCAAATCTCAGCATCCACAGGAAGCTATGAAGTTCATAAAATGGTATCTGGAAGAAGGTATGGATTATGTTGCGCCATATGCAAGAATCCCAGCGTGCAAGAAATATGATGCAGATAAAGTGGCTTCTCTGATCTTTGGAGAGCAGTCTGATCTGTTTGATATGGAAAGTGCTAAAAATATCTATCTGACACCAACTGACTTTTATGTACGTAAGAACATGCCAGTTGCAACAGAGATCAATACTATTCTGACTGAGGAATTTGATAAGGTATTTGCAGGTGCCCAGTCTGTAGAAGAGACCTTACAAAATGCCCAAAAGAGAGCGGATGAGAAAATCGCTCAGGAACAGTAG
- a CDS encoding sensor histidine kinase has protein sequence MIKHTFMKLNLSCRLFLIIIVLFLVPYLTLFSWVYKKAETIIRDKAQSLERENLNQTKNDIESLCLNMIQASDYLISLNNYGVLYRESATKGYSYLKCWQDANEQIQNVNNSLLSSNADISVLSNDQLLYSTLPQQKFRFEDFFAEQIVPSVYFTNAHQSYRRFESNQTFVSYIRKLPPFSPKSFYLVISLPASSFSNLLGSTAGTMGLCDSSGYTICGIHTPKGSKDFQEEISIHLSGWRLTDTISTEFLYQDIYELRTFMFVVSLGLLMICLLATFFAIYSQLRPLFKLKEQMQQVMAGNLNAEIATTDSKDEISSLSRTFNNMVTEIGHLIEEIQVTQKRESELRFEMLLAQINPHFLFNTLNSIKWMSVMSGTEHITNTITALGRLLEISMNKVNDVLPIEEELENIKSYIQIQQVRYPGRFDVTYHIEKGILKEHTLKLILQPLVENSILHNIEARDFLMIDISGRCENGIIILQVQDNGTGMDADTMKEILKPKKHGKKGYVFSGLGVSNVQERIQLAYGPDYGLQYDSDGNSFTTVTIRFPQHKQIDSLLSKRRENNDKGTDCR, from the coding sequence ATGATAAAACATACTTTTATGAAACTAAACCTGTCCTGCCGTTTATTCCTTATTATTATTGTTCTGTTCCTCGTTCCTTATCTGACCCTATTTTCATGGGTGTACAAAAAAGCTGAAACCATTATCCGAGACAAGGCTCAGTCACTGGAACGAGAAAATCTGAACCAAACAAAAAATGACATTGAGAGTCTCTGCCTAAACATGATTCAAGCTTCTGATTATCTGATATCCTTAAATAATTACGGTGTTCTTTACCGTGAATCCGCAACAAAGGGATATTCCTATTTAAAATGCTGGCAGGATGCCAATGAGCAGATCCAGAATGTAAATAATTCCCTGTTAAGTTCCAATGCTGACATCAGTGTTTTATCCAATGACCAACTGCTCTACTCCACGCTTCCCCAACAGAAATTCCGCTTTGAGGATTTTTTTGCGGAGCAGATAGTTCCGTCGGTATATTTTACGAACGCCCACCAGAGTTACCGCCGTTTTGAAAGCAATCAGACTTTCGTTTCCTATATTAGAAAGCTCCCGCCATTTTCACCGAAAAGCTTTTATCTGGTCATCTCCCTTCCTGCCAGCAGCTTTTCCAACCTGTTAGGGTCCACTGCAGGAACCATGGGACTATGTGATTCTTCCGGCTATACCATCTGCGGGATCCATACCCCAAAAGGCAGTAAAGATTTCCAGGAAGAAATCTCCATTCATCTTTCAGGCTGGCGCCTGACGGATACCATTTCTACGGAATTTCTCTATCAGGATATCTATGAACTGCGCACTTTCATGTTTGTTGTATCCCTGGGACTATTAATGATATGTCTTCTGGCCACATTTTTCGCTATTTATTCGCAGCTGCGTCCACTTTTTAAGCTGAAAGAACAGATGCAGCAGGTTATGGCTGGGAACCTGAATGCCGAAATCGCCACTACCGATTCCAAAGATGAGATCAGCAGTCTTTCCCGAACCTTCAACAACATGGTTACAGAGATTGGCCATCTGATTGAGGAAATACAGGTCACCCAGAAACGGGAAAGTGAGCTGCGCTTTGAAATGCTTCTGGCCCAGATTAATCCCCATTTTCTCTTTAATACCCTAAACTCCATCAAATGGATGTCCGTAATGTCCGGGACAGAACACATCACCAACACCATTACCGCCCTTGGCCGGCTTCTTGAGATCAGCATGAATAAGGTCAATGACGTGCTTCCTATTGAAGAAGAGCTGGAAAACATCAAAAGTTATATCCAGATCCAGCAGGTGCGCTATCCTGGCCGTTTCGATGTGACCTACCACATAGAAAAGGGAATTTTAAAAGAACACACCTTAAAACTGATTCTACAGCCCCTGGTGGAAAATTCCATTCTCCACAATATTGAAGCACGGGATTTTCTCATGATTGATATTTCCGGCCGGTGTGAAAACGGCATTATCATCCTGCAGGTTCAGGATAATGGAACAGGCATGGATGCAGATACTATGAAAGAAATCCTAAAGCCCAAAAAGCATGGTAAAAAGGGGTATGTCTTCTCTGGTCTCGGCGTGAGCAATGTCCAGGAACGCATACAGCTGGCTTATGGTCCTGATTACGGCTTACAATATGACAGTGACGGCAACTCTTTTACAACCGTGACGATCCGCTTCCCGCAACATAAACAGATAGACAGCCTTCTGTCCAAAAGGAGAGAGAACAATGATAAAGGTACTGATTGCAGATGA
- a CDS encoding sulfatase-like hydrolase/transferase, translating into MKKKPNIIFIITDDQGAWAVESETNHDIKTPNLTRLAAQGTTFDEFYCTSPVCSPARASIVTGKIPSCHGIQDWLKKGNLDAWKYPHMAVMDGFDMEDKAIDYLKGHKTYMEYLAENGYHCALSGKWHMGDNINKKKGFEYYFTVGRGGCHYYDADIFENGVLSISHEYITDTITNHALEYLDKMSGEGAPFYLSVHYTAPHSPWEENEHPKEFRDLYKDCEFKDTPDLPIHPWQANTCPIGDTPEKRREYLTGYYAAISAMDAGVGKIMDWVEGHGLEDDTVIIFASDNGMNLGQHGIWGKGNGTYPPNMYDSSVKVPFIIKVPGCEAPGSTCSAMAGQYDIFPTILSLAGCEYELELKQPGRSLLEQINHPTAEYEDRIVVFDEYSKTRMIKKGKLKYIHRYGDGPCEFYDLSTDPDEENNLYGNPVWEEQIQRLKSEMEEWFDRYTDPKMDARKGGAVGRGQEKMCYEENAFDQSIELYYKDKEKCRV; encoded by the coding sequence ATGAAAAAGAAACCAAATATCATTTTTATCATTACGGATGATCAGGGGGCATGGGCAGTAGAATCGGAGACAAACCATGACATTAAGACTCCGAATTTAACACGGTTGGCAGCGCAGGGAACCACTTTTGATGAGTTTTACTGCACATCTCCGGTGTGTTCACCGGCCAGAGCCAGCATTGTAACTGGAAAAATCCCTTCCTGCCATGGTATCCAGGACTGGCTGAAAAAAGGCAATCTGGATGCATGGAAATACCCCCATATGGCTGTGATGGACGGTTTCGACATGGAAGATAAAGCCATTGATTATTTAAAAGGCCACAAGACTTATATGGAGTATCTGGCTGAAAATGGTTACCATTGTGCGTTAAGTGGAAAATGGCACATGGGTGATAACATCAACAAGAAAAAAGGATTTGAGTACTATTTCACCGTTGGAAGAGGCGGCTGCCATTATTATGATGCAGATATTTTTGAAAACGGAGTGCTTTCCATTTCTCATGAATATATCACTGACACCATTACAAACCATGCTCTTGAGTATCTGGATAAAATGTCCGGTGAAGGCGCACCGTTTTATTTAAGTGTCCATTACACAGCGCCACATAGCCCGTGGGAAGAAAATGAACATCCAAAGGAATTTAGGGATCTTTACAAGGACTGCGAATTTAAGGATACGCCGGATCTGCCGATTCACCCGTGGCAGGCAAATACCTGTCCGATCGGGGATACACCGGAGAAGAGACGGGAATACCTGACCGGCTACTATGCGGCAATTTCTGCCATGGATGCGGGTGTCGGCAAGATCATGGATTGGGTAGAGGGCCATGGCTTGGAGGACGATACGGTGATCATCTTTGCTTCTGACAATGGTATGAACTTAGGACAGCATGGTATCTGGGGTAAAGGAAACGGAACCTATCCACCAAATATGTATGATTCTTCTGTAAAGGTACCGTTCATCATCAAAGTACCTGGCTGCGAGGCACCAGGAAGCACTTGCTCTGCTATGGCAGGACAGTACGATATTTTCCCAACCATTCTGTCCCTGGCCGGCTGTGAATATGAATTGGAGCTGAAGCAACCTGGAAGGAGTCTGCTGGAACAGATCAATCATCCAACTGCTGAATATGAGGATCGTATCGTAGTTTTTGATGAATACAGCAAGACCCGTATGATCAAGAAGGGAAAATTAAAATATATCCACCGCTACGGTGATGGCCCCTGCGAATTTTATGATCTTTCCACGGATCCAGATGAAGAAAATAACCTTTATGGAAACCCAGTCTGGGAAGAGCAGATCCAGCGCTTAAAGTCTGAAATGGAAGAGTGGTTTGATCGTTACACAGACCCTAAGATGGATGCCAGAAAAGGCGGGGCTGTAGGCCGCGGACAGGAAAAAATGTGTTATGAGGAAAATGCATTTGATCAGTCCATAGAGTTATACTATAAAGATAAAGAAAAATGTAGAGTTTGA
- a CDS encoding sugar ABC transporter permease: protein MDKQKRKKLKTAAKGYAFIGINLIGVLIFWTVPMLFSFIISISKWDFSKGFKGIKIVGFSNYIEIWRDAWFRASLINNIVFTVSYVVILIVLSFIVAYLLNEYVVGKKFVQLGLYLPYIVNIVAISAVWLALFSNNGPILNLLRKLGMSNPPVFISDLHWALPTIVMICVWQNMGYTVILFLSGMINVSKDLYEAAAIDGANGLARIWYVTIPMLSGTTFFIVITSVINSFKVFGLINLMTHGGPGTATTMLVYNIYRTAFQFGKLEFASAQGIVLLAIIFFITWLQFRIQKRNEE from the coding sequence ATGGATAAACAAAAGCGCAAGAAACTTAAAACTGCCGCAAAGGGCTATGCTTTTATCGGCATCAACCTGATTGGTGTGCTTATATTCTGGACCGTTCCCATGCTTTTCAGCTTTATTATAAGTATCTCGAAGTGGGACTTTTCCAAAGGATTTAAAGGCATTAAGATCGTAGGATTTTCCAACTACATTGAAATATGGAGGGATGCGTGGTTTCGCGCTTCCCTCATCAATAACATTGTGTTCACGGTTAGCTATGTGGTGATTTTAATCGTACTGTCTTTCATTGTGGCTTATCTCTTAAATGAATATGTAGTCGGAAAGAAATTTGTACAGTTGGGACTGTATCTGCCATATATCGTAAATATTGTAGCGATCTCCGCAGTATGGCTGGCTCTTTTTTCTAATAATGGACCGATTTTGAATTTACTTAGAAAACTTGGAATGTCAAATCCGCCGGTCTTTATTTCAGATCTTCACTGGGCATTGCCGACGATTGTGATGATCTGTGTATGGCAGAACATGGGCTATACCGTGATCCTGTTCCTTTCCGGTATGATCAATGTATCTAAAGATCTGTATGAAGCAGCTGCCATTGACGGAGCAAACGGGCTTGCCCGTATCTGGTATGTAACGATCCCCATGCTTTCAGGAACCACCTTTTTTATCGTCATCACATCGGTGATCAACTCTTTCAAGGTGTTTGGACTGATCAACCTGATGACCCACGGTGGACCTGGAACGGCCACAACCATGTTGGTATACAACATTTACCGTACAGCTTTCCAGTTTGGTAAACTGGAATTCGCATCTGCTCAGGGAATCGTCCTGTTAGCGATCATCTTCTTCATTACCTGGCTGCAGTTCCGCATCCAGAAGCGTAATGAAGAGTAA
- a CDS encoding carbohydrate ABC transporter permease, which yields MPFRLIPDYLNLQNFKEVWFGKYSYSLMFLNSAKVTLLSVGFAVTTSILAGYGFSKIKFPGRDKIFLLYLATMMIPHQLLMVPKMLMFKEMGIYNTHWALILPAAFSIYGVFMVRQYMLQIPEELSEAARIDGAGDMRICFQIIAPLCKPALVTLVILFFTWSWNDYDNALIFINNKNLYTINLGLVNFMDETGLKYSLIMAASVISILPIFAIFLAAQKYYIGGLTAGGVKG from the coding sequence GTGCCATTCCGACTGATTCCGGATTATCTGAACCTTCAGAATTTCAAAGAAGTCTGGTTTGGTAAATACAGTTATTCATTGATGTTTTTAAACTCAGCGAAGGTAACACTGCTTTCCGTTGGGTTTGCAGTAACAACTTCCATCCTTGCGGGATATGGATTTTCCAAGATAAAGTTTCCGGGAAGGGATAAGATCTTTCTTCTTTATCTGGCGACCATGATGATTCCCCATCAGCTTTTAATGGTGCCCAAAATGTTGATGTTTAAGGAAATGGGCATTTACAATACCCATTGGGCACTGATCCTTCCGGCTGCATTTTCCATTTACGGCGTGTTTATGGTGCGCCAGTACATGCTGCAGATACCGGAGGAACTTTCTGAAGCAGCTCGCATTGACGGGGCGGGAGATATGCGCATCTGTTTCCAGATTATAGCACCCCTTTGCAAGCCGGCGCTGGTAACACTGGTCATTCTGTTCTTTACATGGAGTTGGAATGATTATGATAATGCACTTATCTTCATCAATAATAAAAATCTCTACACCATCAACCTGGGACTGGTAAACTTCATGGATGAAACTGGATTAAAATATAGCCTGATCATGGCTGCCAGCGTTATCTCCATTTTACCGATCTTTGCCATTTTCCTGGCAGCGCAGAAGTATTATATCGGCGGTCTTACAGCAGGTGGTGTGAAAGGATAA
- a CDS encoding AraC family transcriptional regulator, with protein sequence MHLVYENTKEEIIAIKKTPVHRPPHLHNALEIVYVTEGCVELGVGEELFHMDQGDIGFIFPNIIHHYQVFSCQRNQAIYLNASPFLVDRFTDILENKAPKPPVIKASSIEPDVYHAFNSILGAQKDDITLVQAYLQIILARCIPKFQLVEKKSVGSTDLIYRTVSYVSGNFKHSITLESMARDLGVSKYVLSRIFSKTFHKNFNQYLNDARLGYACQRLENTNDTITELCLDSGFKSLRTFNRAFKEKFKTSPSEYRKTFVRNWNMI encoded by the coding sequence ATGCATTTAGTATACGAAAATACAAAGGAAGAGATTATTGCAATAAAAAAGACACCGGTCCACCGGCCACCGCATCTACATAATGCGCTGGAAATTGTATATGTTACAGAGGGATGCGTTGAACTCGGTGTTGGAGAAGAACTTTTCCATATGGATCAGGGCGACATTGGTTTTATCTTTCCAAATATCATTCACCACTATCAAGTATTTTCATGTCAGCGCAATCAGGCAATTTATTTAAACGCTTCTCCATTCCTGGTTGACCGGTTTACAGATATTTTGGAAAACAAAGCGCCAAAGCCACCCGTAATAAAAGCTTCCTCTATAGAACCTGATGTTTATCATGCATTTAATTCCATTCTCGGCGCACAAAAGGACGACATTACATTGGTCCAGGCGTATCTGCAGATTATACTGGCAAGATGTATCCCAAAATTTCAGCTGGTTGAGAAGAAGTCTGTCGGAAGCACGGACCTGATCTACCGCACGGTATCTTATGTCTCCGGAAATTTTAAGCATTCCATTACGCTGGAAAGCATGGCCAGAGATCTGGGTGTCAGCAAGTATGTTCTGTCCAGGATTTTTTCTAAAACATTCCATAAAAACTTCAACCAGTACCTGAATGATGCCCGGTTGGGATATGCATGTCAGCGACTTGAAAATACCAATGATACAATCACGGAGCTCTGCCTTGACAGTGGATTTAAAAGTTTGCGCACCTTTAACCGTGCGTTTAAGGAAAAGTTCAAAACTTCCCCCAGTGAATACCGGAAAACATTTGTTAGAAATTGGAATATGATATGA